The following coding sequences lie in one Dysgonomonas mossii genomic window:
- a CDS encoding conjugal transfer protein TraO, translated as MYRYKIALVIILSLVLIGQAHAQRYLPGQKGIQVIGGFVDGFNLEKKDGQAFFGGIALSTYTKNGNRWTFGGEYLQKSYEYKDKLIPLSQITAEGGYYLKFLSDPSKTVFFSVGLFAVAGYETINWGKELLFDGASITTEDNFLYGGAVSFEIETYLTDRLVLLLNARERVLLGSDINKFHTQIGMGIKIMIN; from the coding sequence ATGTATAGATATAAAATAGCTTTAGTAATCATATTGAGCCTTGTCCTTATCGGACAGGCTCATGCACAACGTTATTTGCCCGGACAAAAAGGAATTCAGGTGATAGGTGGTTTTGTGGATGGATTTAATCTGGAAAAGAAAGACGGACAGGCTTTCTTTGGAGGCATTGCTTTATCGACTTATACCAAGAATGGCAACCGATGGACTTTCGGTGGAGAATATCTGCAAAAGTCTTATGAGTATAAGGATAAGCTGATACCCTTATCTCAGATAACAGCCGAAGGGGGTTATTATCTGAAATTCTTATCTGATCCTAGTAAAACAGTATTCTTCTCCGTAGGGCTTTTCGCTGTTGCAGGTTATGAAACGATTAATTGGGGGAAGGAACTGTTGTTCGATGGAGCAAGCATCACAACAGAGGATAATTTCTTATACGGTGGTGCAGTCAGTTTTGAGATAGAAACTTATCTGACGGATCGACTTGTGTTACTACTCAATGCACGGGAACGGGTATTGCTCGGATCGGACATCAATAAATTCCATACACAAATCGGTATGGGGATTAAGATCATGATCAATTAG
- the traJ gene encoding conjugative transposon protein TraJ: MDFDQFHQTLRTLYDQMMPLCGNMIGIAKGIAGLGALFYVAYRVWQSLSRAEPIDVYPLLRPFAIGLCIMFFPSVVLGTINSIMSPVVQGTNGMLQSETLDMQKYAEMKDKLEYEAMKRNPETAYLVDNEIFEEKLDQLGITDVGEIAGMYIERGLYNAKKWIREAFREILEIVFKAAALIIDVIRTFFLIVLSILGPLAFAISVWDGFQSTLTQWITRYISVYLWLPVSDLFSTILARLQSLMLQSDIERMQTDPNFSLDSSDAIYIVFLIIGIVGYFTIPTVAGWIISAGGMGNFGKNVNNTATKAGAMVGGAGGAAAGNIVGRLKGR, from the coding sequence ATGGATTTCGATCAATTTCATCAAACCCTGCGGACGCTTTACGATCAGATGATGCCCTTATGTGGCAATATGATCGGTATAGCCAAAGGAATAGCTGGGCTGGGGGCCTTATTCTATGTGGCATACCGAGTTTGGCAATCTCTGTCAAGAGCCGAACCGATCGATGTATATCCTCTGCTACGTCCTTTTGCCATCGGTCTTTGTATTATGTTCTTTCCGTCTGTGGTACTTGGTACTATTAACAGCATTATGAGTCCTGTCGTACAGGGTACAAACGGAATGCTGCAATCCGAGACATTGGATATGCAAAAGTATGCAGAGATGAAAGACAAACTGGAATACGAAGCCATGAAGCGTAATCCCGAAACAGCCTACTTAGTAGACAACGAGATTTTTGAAGAGAAGCTGGATCAACTGGGCATTACCGATGTGGGAGAAATAGCAGGTATGTATATTGAGCGTGGCTTGTACAATGCGAAGAAGTGGATTCGGGAAGCTTTTCGGGAGATACTGGAAATAGTCTTTAAAGCTGCTGCATTGATTATCGATGTGATACGCACCTTCTTTCTGATTGTCCTTTCAATTCTCGGTCCACTGGCTTTTGCCATATCGGTCTGGGATGGATTTCAATCGACACTCACGCAATGGATCACACGTTATATCTCTGTTTATCTGTGGTTGCCTGTTTCGGATCTGTTCAGTACGATACTGGCAAGGCTTCAATCCCTGATGCTCCAATCGGATATTGAACGGATGCAGACTGATCCGAACTTCTCATTGGATAGTTCAGATGCCATCTACATAGTCTTTCTGATCATTGGTATTGTCGGGTATTTCACTATACCGACTGTTGCCGGATGGATTATATCAGCAGGAGGTATGGGGAACTTCGGTAAGAATGTAAACAATACAGCAACCAAAGCCGGAGCAATGGTTGGTGGTGCTGGAGGTGCTGCTGCCGGAAACATTGTAGGACGCTTGAAAGGGCGGTAA
- the traK gene encoding conjugative transposon protein TraK yields the protein MEFKSLKNIESSFKQLRIFGIVFLSLCAAVAGYSVWSAYNFAEAQRQKIYILDNGKSLMLALSQDLSQNRPVEAREHVRRFHELFFTLSPDKSAIESNIQRALLLSDKSAFNYYKDLSEKGYYNRIISGNINQTIQVDSISCNLDVYPYQVITYARQMIIRESNITERSLVTTCKLLNSVRSDNNPHGFSIEAFEIRENKDLRVLDR from the coding sequence ATGGAATTCAAATCATTAAAAAATATCGAATCGAGCTTTAAGCAGCTCCGCATCTTCGGCATTGTCTTTCTCAGTTTATGTGCTGCTGTTGCAGGTTACTCCGTTTGGAGTGCCTACAATTTTGCAGAAGCACAACGGCAGAAGATATATATACTGGATAACGGAAAGTCCTTGATGCTCGCACTCTCGCAGGACTTATCTCAAAACAGACCGGTTGAAGCCCGTGAACATGTCAGGCGGTTTCATGAACTGTTCTTTACGCTCTCCCCTGATAAGTCAGCGATTGAAAGTAATATCCAACGGGCATTGCTCTTGTCGGATAAGTCCGCTTTCAATTATTACAAAGACCTATCAGAGAAAGGATATTACAATCGTATTATCTCTGGGAATATTAATCAAACGATACAGGTCGACAGTATTTCCTGTAATCTGGATGTCTACCCCTATCAGGTTATTACTTACGCCCGTCAGATGATTATCAGGGAGAGTAATATTACCGAACGTAGCCTTGTGACAACCTGTAAACTGCTGAACTCTGTCCGTTCCGATAATAATCCGCATGGATTTAGCATCGAAGCTTTCGAAATACGGGAGAATAAGGATTTAAGGGTGTTGGACCGATAA
- a CDS encoding DUF3872 domain-containing protein, protein MRRIASYIIYTILIACIACACSDDIDIRQSYEFKVTHLPVPKKLKVGETAEIRCQLERSGRYDNAKYYLRYFQPDGKGELKMDDGTVFLPNDTYELTKETFRLYYTSKSEDQQVIDIYFEDNYQNTYQLSFSFNNDNGEEEE, encoded by the coding sequence ATGAGAAGAATAGCATCATATATAATTTACACGATACTGATTGCATGTATCGCATGTGCCTGTAGCGACGATATTGATATTCGCCAAAGTTATGAATTCAAGGTTACTCACCTGCCTGTACCGAAAAAGCTGAAAGTTGGTGAGACGGCTGAAATTCGTTGCCAGCTGGAACGATCAGGCAGATATGATAATGCAAAGTATTATCTGCGGTATTTTCAACCGGATGGTAAAGGAGAACTGAAAATGGATGATGGAACGGTATTTTTACCGAATGATACTTACGAACTGACTAAAGAGACGTTTCGGTTGTATTACACTTCTAAATCAGAGGATCAGCAGGTGATTGATATTTACTTTGAGGATAATTATCAGAATACTTATCAGCTTTCTTTTTCTTTTAATAATGATAATGGGGAGGAAGAAGAATGA
- a CDS encoding fimbrillin family protein, which translates to MKKFFFLTAIAVSLFSFNSCNNDDDHPVNPGSKDAILKIQAGITAIDVVGTKASVVSAFPEGTNIGLFVTSGSLGDNNNSYKENDNALSVFRNGIWNQTPEIRLAGDNATVYAYYPYSSNNTDGRSIFVDHATQQDYMYGTHTPGQSAINKDNPAVSLTMKHAMALVQFNISKVNYPWQGKLTRIEIANADKKTILFNEGLMDISTGTIKNIEGKNRPASIQAYSDIYPLLTIPEKPSQLEADFLKVFVLPIKSTGGEGDVVFNFTIDGRIYTWKVPANTTWKAGTKNTYAVTINGSSLKIGNVNISDWTGGISANLIITD; encoded by the coding sequence ATGAAAAAGTTCTTTTTTCTGACAGCCATTGCTGTCTCTCTATTTAGTTTTAATAGTTGCAATAACGATGATGATCATCCGGTAAATCCGGGTAGTAAAGATGCCATCTTAAAGATTCAGGCAGGTATCACAGCAATAGATGTTGTCGGTACAAAAGCATCAGTTGTATCCGCATTTCCTGAAGGAACAAATATCGGTTTGTTCGTTACATCGGGTAGTCTGGGGGATAACAATAATTCGTATAAAGAAAATGACAATGCATTATCTGTTTTTAGAAACGGAATCTGGAATCAGACACCTGAGATCAGGCTTGCAGGAGATAATGCGACGGTCTATGCCTATTATCCATACAGCAGCAACAATACCGATGGCAGATCCATTTTTGTGGATCACGCTACGCAACAGGATTACATGTACGGAACGCATACTCCGGGACAGTCTGCCATCAACAAAGATAATCCGGCAGTAAGCCTGACCATGAAGCATGCGATGGCTTTGGTACAGTTTAATATCAGCAAAGTCAATTATCCCTGGCAAGGAAAGCTTACCCGTATTGAAATAGCCAATGCTGATAAGAAGACTATTCTTTTCAATGAAGGACTAATGGATATTTCAACAGGAACGATTAAGAATATTGAAGGAAAGAACAGACCGGCATCTATTCAGGCGTATTCAGATATCTATCCACTTTTGACTATTCCTGAAAAACCATCTCAATTAGAAGCAGATTTCTTAAAAGTCTTTGTGCTGCCTATTAAATCGACTGGAGGCGAAGGGGATGTTGTTTTTAACTTTACTATTGACGGACGGATCTATACATGGAAAGTCCCGGCTAACACCACTTGGAAAGCAGGCACGAAAAACACCTACGCTGTAACTATTAATGGTTCGAGTCTGAAAATCGGGAATGTAAATATATCAGATTGGACAGGTGGTATTTCAGCAAACCTAATCATTACGGACTAA
- a CDS encoding DUF4141 domain-containing protein, with translation MKIKIFMLCVSLVLFTSNISAQWTVWDPSNFTQSIVNTSKQIVQTSTTAQNMVNNFKEVQKVYNQGKQYYDALKAVNGLVKDAKKVQRTILMVGEISDIYVHSFQKMLSDPNYSIEELNAIANGYTRLLEQSNDVLSELKGVVNISTLSLSDKDRIDVVNSCYDAMTDYRNLVRYYTNKNIGVSYLRAKKKGETARVNALYGNPSDRYW, from the coding sequence ATGAAAATAAAAATCTTCATGTTGTGCGTGAGCCTTGTGCTTTTCACTTCAAATATATCAGCTCAATGGACAGTTTGGGATCCGAGTAACTTCACTCAGAGTATTGTCAATACCAGTAAACAGATTGTTCAGACATCAACGACTGCCCAAAATATGGTGAACAATTTTAAAGAAGTTCAAAAGGTGTATAATCAGGGCAAACAGTATTACGATGCTCTGAAAGCTGTGAACGGCTTGGTCAAAGATGCAAAGAAGGTGCAAAGAACCATCCTTATGGTCGGTGAAATCTCCGATATCTATGTACACAGCTTTCAAAAGATGCTGTCCGATCCCAATTATTCCATTGAAGAACTCAATGCTATTGCTAATGGCTATACCCGTTTATTGGAGCAAAGCAATGACGTGCTGAGCGAACTAAAAGGAGTGGTTAATATCAGTACACTCTCTCTTTCCGATAAAGACCGTATTGATGTGGTTAATTCCTGTTATGATGCAATGACTGATTACCGAAATTTGGTTCGATACTATACAAATAAGAATATCGGTGTTTCCTATCTAAGAGCCAAGAAAAAAGGGGAAACAGCCCGAGTCAATGCTTTGTATGGTAATCCTTCGGATCGTTATTGGTAA
- a CDS encoding TraL conjugative transposon family protein yields the protein MKERIKELGYWLEDKLKDLCGEITPDKRLTVIVIMLLFFTILNLYFTFTAISNWGREQERRDQLKIEHIKQLELEKTKPKDAVFDSDILDSDIDISDSTNNKTDQSYGG from the coding sequence ATGAAAGAACGGATTAAAGAACTCGGCTACTGGTTGGAAGATAAACTCAAAGACCTCTGTGGGGAGATCACTCCAGACAAAAGATTGACCGTAATTGTCATTATGCTTTTATTCTTTACGATACTGAACCTGTATTTTACATTTACGGCTATCAGTAATTGGGGAAGGGAACAAGAACGCAGGGATCAGTTAAAGATAGAACATATCAAACAATTGGAACTGGAAAAGACCAAACCGAAAGATGCAGTATTTGATTCGGATATTCTGGATTCAGATATTGACATTTCGGATAGTACTAACAATAAAACAGATCAATCATATGGCGGATAA
- a CDS encoding YciI family protein, with the protein MFIFVLTYQKPLSEVEKYLGMHRTYLDINYKEGYFIASGRQEPRTGGVILCRVATKELALEIMKADPFYINKVATYDIIEFIPTKYADGFDRFI; encoded by the coding sequence ATGTTTATTTTCGTTCTAACCTATCAGAAACCACTAAGCGAGGTTGAAAAATACCTGGGTATGCACCGCACTTATCTGGATATAAATTATAAAGAAGGCTATTTCATCGCTTCAGGACGACAAGAACCCCGTACCGGAGGAGTTATCCTTTGTAGAGTAGCCACAAAAGAGCTTGCTTTGGAAATTATGAAAGCCGATCCATTCTATATCAATAAGGTTGCGACCTACGATATTATCGAATTTATCCCTACCAAATATGCTGATGGTTTTGACCGATTTATCTAA
- a CDS encoding P-loop NTPase fold protein, with product MEELSIYIEDLYNHFKSHLDNNKRILFSGPYGIGKTYFLRDFFKNENIENDYNVFHLFPVNYQVSNNEDIFELIKIDILYHILGKGWGFEKQQQEKISKTLALQTYTISKTSSAFKAITQILSLGKSKPITEGADELEKIITSFSRYYKELNEEEGSLDKIKEFADIFEKKKGSIYEFDNITQLIYELLEKQTIVENQADETDTKRKENVLIIDDLDRIDPEHIFRILNVFSAHFDIRNEDSNKFGFDKVIFVCDIENIRNIFFAKYGFNTDFNGYINKFFSSYIYHFENKTEIKETVEKFLNRKLNNREVHKRYSSIKEDIIEFLGIFIDSDKINIRHLKNLETFDFTISFFDYYRREHITRLLYWHLINFLLKIFNNDLSKLKGAFSNLKLDDNELRSFYRRRDRYLKGLILLADIEKVNDHFQGQEVDYLYNNKDLNLKIKYSLINAGDYFWSNIEDVISYESEEFNTKVSSDPVYGIKKYTRDISLENIGQLFVVAINELDRKGMLIRK from the coding sequence ATGGAAGAATTATCAATATACATTGAAGATTTATATAATCATTTTAAGTCTCATCTAGACAATAATAAAAGAATCTTATTTTCAGGGCCATATGGTATTGGTAAAACTTACTTCTTGCGAGATTTTTTCAAAAATGAAAATATAGAAAATGATTATAATGTCTTTCATTTGTTTCCGGTAAATTATCAGGTATCTAATAATGAAGATATATTTGAGCTTATCAAAATTGACATTTTATACCATATATTGGGGAAAGGATGGGGATTTGAGAAACAACAGCAGGAAAAGATAAGCAAAACACTTGCTTTACAAACATACACTATCAGTAAAACTTCAAGTGCATTTAAGGCTATCACACAGATATTATCTCTAGGTAAAAGTAAACCTATAACTGAAGGTGCGGATGAACTTGAAAAGATTATAACGAGCTTTAGTAGATACTATAAAGAACTTAATGAAGAAGAGGGTTCTTTGGATAAGATAAAGGAGTTTGCCGATATATTTGAAAAAAAGAAAGGGTCAATCTATGAGTTTGACAATATTACTCAACTTATTTATGAATTATTAGAAAAACAGACAATTGTAGAAAATCAAGCAGACGAAACAGATACAAAGAGAAAAGAGAATGTATTAATTATTGATGATTTGGATAGAATTGATCCAGAGCACATATTTCGAATTTTGAATGTATTTTCAGCACATTTTGATATAAGAAATGAGGATAGCAATAAATTTGGATTTGATAAAGTAATTTTTGTTTGTGATATTGAAAATATTAGAAATATATTTTTTGCAAAATATGGATTTAACACTGATTTCAATGGTTATATAAATAAATTTTTCAGTAGCTATATTTACCATTTTGAGAATAAAACAGAAATAAAAGAAACAGTTGAAAAATTTCTAAATAGAAAACTCAATAATAGAGAAGTTCACAAAAGATACTCTTCCATTAAAGAGGATATTATAGAATTTCTCGGCATATTTATTGACTCAGATAAGATAAACATAAGACATCTTAAGAATTTGGAGACTTTTGATTTTACGATAAGTTTTTTCGATTATTATCGGAGAGAACATATTACAAGGTTGTTATATTGGCATTTAATTAATTTTTTATTAAAAATATTCAACAATGATTTATCAAAATTAAAAGGTGCATTTTCCAATCTGAAATTAGATGATAACGAATTACGGTCATTTTATAGAAGAAGAGATCGTTATTTAAAAGGTCTTATTTTGTTAGCGGATATAGAAAAAGTGAATGATCATTTTCAAGGTCAAGAAGTTGATTATTTATATAATAATAAAGATTTGAATCTAAAAATTAAATATTCGCTTATAAATGCAGGTGATTATTTTTGGAGCAATATTGAGGATGTTATATCATATGAATCAGAGGAGTTTAACACCAAGGTTAGTTCAGATCCAGTATATGGAATAAAAAAATATACCCGGGACATTTCACTTGAGAACATTGGTCAATTATTTGTTGTCGCCATTAATGAACTGGATAGAAAGGGAATGTTAATTAGAAAATAA
- the traM gene encoding conjugative transposon protein TraM, producing MADKPKLSEEQKQKLKKYAIFALMAIVCAGCIWLIVSPSEKEKAKEQIGMGFNADIPDPKGDGIIGDKKDAYEQEQMKERQKERMQSLQGYADMLESSKSERVTINLDDEPQQAVKKEKAPINNSVSAYRDINRTLGNFYEKPNDDSEKEEMKKKLEELEAKMQDKDNKQSAVDEQLLLMEKSYEMAAKYMPQNQSEPSMTNSNSLKSKIDNYGKDNSSKNGKTTVNPVRQIQKNTVSSLTQNISNEELYQMYDQPRNTGFNTMDGETGVSSKNTISAVIHDDQTVIDGQTTRLRLTEPLVAGTTLIPENTILTGVAKIQGERLDILISSIEYEGTIIPVEMVTYDTDGQKGIHIPGSLEMNAAKEIVANMGNSVGTSFTMTQSTGAQLASDLSKGAIQGVSAYMQKKIRQVKVTLKSGYRIMLMPKQ from the coding sequence ATGGCGGATAAACCAAAACTAAGTGAAGAGCAAAAACAAAAGCTAAAGAAATATGCGATTTTCGCATTGATGGCAATTGTTTGTGCAGGATGTATTTGGCTGATTGTCTCCCCATCGGAGAAAGAAAAAGCCAAAGAGCAGATTGGTATGGGCTTCAATGCCGATATACCTGATCCCAAAGGAGACGGTATCATTGGAGATAAAAAAGATGCCTACGAACAGGAACAGATGAAGGAACGCCAGAAAGAGCGGATGCAATCCTTACAGGGTTATGCCGATATGCTGGAAAGTTCGAAAAGTGAACGGGTGACTATTAATCTGGATGATGAGCCTCAGCAAGCTGTGAAGAAAGAAAAGGCTCCGATTAATAATTCGGTATCAGCTTACAGGGATATCAACCGTACATTGGGTAATTTCTATGAGAAGCCCAATGACGATTCAGAGAAGGAAGAGATGAAAAAGAAACTGGAGGAACTCGAAGCCAAAATGCAGGATAAGGACAATAAACAGTCGGCAGTCGATGAACAACTACTCCTGATGGAAAAATCCTATGAGATGGCAGCTAAGTATATGCCACAGAATCAGTCAGAGCCTTCAATGACAAATTCCAATTCTTTGAAAAGCAAGATTGATAATTATGGAAAGGATAATTCGTCTAAAAATGGGAAGACAACAGTGAATCCTGTTCGTCAGATACAAAAGAATACGGTTTCATCATTGACTCAGAACATCAGTAACGAAGAGTTGTATCAAATGTATGACCAGCCAAGAAATACAGGTTTCAATACAATGGATGGGGAGACTGGAGTAAGTAGTAAGAATACAATTTCAGCAGTTATTCATGATGACCAGACAGTGATTGACGGACAAACTACCCGTCTGCGATTGACTGAGCCGTTGGTCGCAGGAACTACTCTTATCCCTGAAAACACGATTCTGACAGGAGTAGCTAAGATACAGGGCGAACGGTTGGATATACTGATATCTTCTATTGAGTATGAAGGAACAATCATTCCTGTAGAAATGGTCACTTACGACACAGACGGGCAGAAAGGTATTCATATACCGGGATCATTGGAGATGAATGCAGCCAAAGAAATTGTAGCCAATATGGGAAACAGTGTGGGAACGAGCTTTACTATGACTCAGAGTACAGGAGCACAACTGGCATCCGATCTCAGTAAGGGAGCTATACAGGGTGTATCGGCATATATGCAGAAAAAAATACGACAGGTAAAGGTTACCCTTAAATCGGGCTATCGGATTATGCTGATGCCCAAACAGTAA
- the traN gene encoding conjugative transposon protein TraN, producing the protein MKKYIIALALMLTTIVAHAQNETTPKDMQEDLQQVLKPTYGDYYEGLSKKITFDRMIPPYGLEVTFEKTVHVIFPAAIRYVDLGSSNIIAGKAGSSENVLRIKAAVRSFETETNMAVITEEGSYYTFNIKYADEPEKLNIEMKDFMHDGIATNRPNNSMEIYLKELGSESPRIVYLINRSIYQNDKRIVKHIGSKRFGIQYLLKGIYSHNGLLYLHTQIKNSTNVSFDIDFIRFKIVDKKMVKQTAVQETVIYPLRAYNFISQVGANQTERTVFTIDKITIPNDKQLVIELFEKNGGRNQTFVIENDDLIRAEQINELKIK; encoded by the coding sequence ATGAAGAAATATATTATTGCATTAGCATTGATGCTGACAACGATTGTTGCTCATGCGCAGAATGAAACAACGCCCAAAGATATGCAGGAAGATCTGCAACAGGTATTAAAACCTACTTATGGCGATTATTATGAAGGGCTTTCCAAGAAAATAACCTTTGATCGAATGATTCCTCCTTACGGATTGGAAGTAACTTTTGAGAAGACCGTGCATGTTATCTTCCCTGCTGCGATTCGGTATGTGGACTTGGGATCAAGTAATATCATTGCAGGAAAAGCGGGAAGCTCGGAGAATGTATTACGGATAAAGGCAGCTGTTCGCAGTTTTGAAACCGAAACGAATATGGCTGTAATAACCGAAGAAGGCAGCTACTACACTTTTAATATCAAATATGCAGATGAGCCTGAGAAGCTAAACATTGAAATGAAAGACTTTATGCATGATGGTATAGCAACCAACAGACCGAATAATTCGATGGAGATTTACCTGAAGGAACTCGGTAGTGAATCACCCCGCATCGTTTACCTGATTAATCGCTCCATCTATCAGAATGACAAACGGATTGTAAAGCATATCGGCTCGAAACGTTTCGGAATCCAATATCTGCTCAAAGGTATCTACAGCCATAATGGGCTATTATATCTGCATACACAGATCAAAAACTCAACGAATGTTTCATTTGATATTGACTTTATACGGTTTAAGATTGTAGATAAGAAGATGGTAAAACAGACTGCTGTTCAGGAAACGGTGATCTATCCGCTTCGGGCTTACAATTTCATTTCTCAGGTTGGAGCTAATCAGACGGAACGAACCGTCTTTACCATTGATAAGATAACGATCCCGAATGATAAGCAATTGGTTATTGAGCTCTTTGAAAAGAACGGTGGACGCAATCAGACATTTGTCATAGAGAATGATGACCTGATACGGGCAGAGCAGATTAATGAGCTAAAGATCAAATAA